From Leptidea sinapis chromosome 12, ilLepSina1.1, whole genome shotgun sequence, the proteins below share one genomic window:
- the LOC126967326 gene encoding uncharacterized protein LOC126967326 yields the protein MRGVRFSNIRALGIFPEDELKGISGNEAYQSWSSPQRRRRTPLRLREDPQLYFADILRQSVDNDIRYKQTPKQQQAYKQILDDLVEQRKKAIKDDIKNNLEYERKMQKLDGPWGKPGPGGKIWRNPRDIGLNFTKSMGWTDNDLFSKIKGDHRIRKRTLFTLPDLQNGDECKDIITTKKKEDKDLDKLPNIKPNRTEYCANYCDKNEHQNNVKYKSKNATSTQSKKQKFVKRLSNGERLIKKFPEEINSNGENLDEKKLTPEATILRLTGGVELVPLLARRRRVGARTLPSSDVTRPPEQSCLWRDMFNDDYLKTLQQQIRVKYQQKEEKRVDSAENNRRHQETWASLWGRPGHGAPQPRGRYARSNLAQLLYVPIANDIKT from the exons ATGCGCGGAGTTAGATTTTCTAACATAAGAGCCCTTGGTATATTTCCTGAAGACGAACTTAAG GGAATCTCAGGGAACGAGGCTTATCAGAGCTGGTCGTCTCCTCAACGAAGACGCCGCACCCCGCTGCGTCTCAGAGAAGATCCGCAACTTTACTTCGCGGATATCCTGCGCCAAAGCGTTGACAACGATATAAGATACAAGCAAACACCAAAGCAGCAACAGgcttataaacaaatattag aTGATTTAGTTGAACAAAGAAAAAAAGCTATAAaagatgatataaaaaataacctgGAGTATGAGCGaaaaatg CAAAAATTGGACGGTCCGTGGGGAAAACCAGGTCCTGGTGGAAAAATTTGGAGGAACCCTCGCGATATTGGACTTAATTTCACTAAATCGATg GGTTGGACAGATAACGACCTGTTCAGTAAAATTAAAGGTGATCATAGAATCCGTAAAAGGACTTTATTCACATTACCAGATTTACAGAATGGAGACGAATGTAAAgatattattacaacaaaaaaaaaggaaGATAAAGACCTCGATAAATTACCAAATATAAAACCTAACAGAACAGAGTACTGCGCAAACTATTGCGACAAAAATGAGCACCAAAATAATGTTaagtataaaagtaaaaatgcaACATCGACACAAAGTAAAAAgcaaaaatttgtaaaaagattATCCAATGGTGAACGACTGATAAAGAAATTTCCAGAAGAAATCAATTCTAATGGAGAGAATTTGGATGAGAAGAAGTTAACGCCGGAGGCAACTATATTGCGTCTCACAGGCGGTGTGGAACTTGTTCCTCTGTTAGCTAGACGAAGGCGTGTAGGTGCCCGTACTCTCCCATCGAGTGATGTGACCCGACCTCCCGAGCAGTCGTGTCT ATGGCGAGATATGTTTAACGATGATTATTTGAAAACACTTCAACAACAGATCCGAgtaaaatatcaacaaaaagAG GAGAAACGGGTGGACTCAGCTGAAAACAACCGTCGTCACCAGGAGACGTGGGCGTCTCTGTGGGGCAGGCCAGGCCACGGTGCGCCTCAACCACGAGGTAGATACGCTCGCAGTAACTTGGCACAACTGCTGTATGTTCCGATcgcaaatgatattaaaacatAG